From one Macaca nemestrina isolate mMacNem1 chromosome 5, mMacNem.hap1, whole genome shotgun sequence genomic stretch:
- the LOC105482583 gene encoding histone H2A type 1-C: MSGRGKQGGKARAKAKSRSSRAGLQFPVGRVHRLLRKGNYAERVGAGAPVYLAAVLEYLTAEILELAGNAARDNKKTRIIPRHLQLAIRNDEELNKLLGRVTIAQGGVLPNIQAVLLPKKTESHHKAKGK; this comes from the coding sequence ATGTCTGGACGCGGTAAGCAGGGAGGCAAAGCTCGCGCCAAAGCGAAATCTCGCTCTTCTCGTGCTGGTCTCCAGTTCCCGGTGGGCCGAGTGCACCGCCTGCTCCGCAAAGGCAATTACGCAGAGCGGGTCGGGGCAGGCGCGCCGGTGTACCTGGCGGCTGTTTTGGAGTACCTGACTGCCGAGATCTTGGAGCTGGCCGGCAACGCGGCTCGCGACAACAAGAAGACCCGCATCATCCCGCGCCACTTGCAGCTGGCCATCCGTAACGACGAGGAGCTCAACAAGCTGCTAGGTCGGGTGACAATTGCTCAGGGCGGCGTCCTTCCTAATATCCAGGCCGTGCTTTTGCCTAAGAAAACCGAGAGTCACC